One part of the Excalfactoria chinensis isolate bCotChi1 chromosome 8, bCotChi1.hap2, whole genome shotgun sequence genome encodes these proteins:
- the LOC140255822 gene encoding dimethylaniline monooxygenase [N-oxide-forming] 2-like: protein MVHRVAVIGAGVSGLAATKCCLDEGLEPICFERNEDIGGLWHIADNTDCRRVSVYHSVISNTSKEMSCFSDFPFPEDFPSFLPHSLFLEYLRMYARHFQLLRHIRFKTTVISVRKHPDFATSGQWDVVTETEGIQESHVFDAVMVCVGNFQQPHLPLASFPGIETRFRGQYFHSLEYKDAAAFQGKRVLVVGIGNTACDIAVDLSHVAAKVFLSARSSTWVFSRLANHGFPWDMVNTTRFNHFLEWLLPSAIMKRIKIWKMNSWFNHKIYGLASAESSNFNFIINEELPFCMLSGTIVLKSNVKEFTETSAIFEDGTTEENIDVVIFATGYNFSFSFLEESICNPLKNNSTLYKCIFPPQLERPTLAIIGLVKLTGSVMVGAEIQARWVTGVFAGAYKLPPSSKMMAEVSKRQLAVKRSQSEKQALRLNFISYTSEIASCAGVKPSMLRLLLTDPRLALAVFFGPCTSYQYRLTGRGRWSGARAAILTQWQRVLKPLRTRVLEDSAPSRSWCWLGLLALPTALLVGLLLSKRPRLGWAPRAGLLL, encoded by the exons ATGGTGCATCGAGTGGCCGTCATTGGGGCTGGCGTCAGCGGGCTGGCGGCCACCAAGTGCTGCCTGGATGAGGGGCTGGAGCCCATCTGCTTTGAGAGGAATGAGGACATCGGGGGGCTGTGGCACATTGCA GACAACACAGACTGCAGAAGGGTCAGCGTGTACCACTCCGTCATCAGCAACACCTCCAAGGAGATGTCCTGCTTCAGCGACTTCCCCTTCCCAGAGgatttcccctctttcctccctCACAGCCTCTTCTTGGAGTATTTGCGCATGTATGCTCGGCACTTCCAGCTTCTGAGGCACATCCGCTTCAAG ACAACAGTCATCAGTGTGAGGAAGCACCCGGATTTTGCCACCTCGGGCCAATGGGATGTGGTCACTGAGACAGAGGGCATCCAGGAGTCACACGTCTTTGATGCTGTCATGGTCTGCGTAGGAAACTTCCAGCAGCCCCACCTACCCTTGGCTTCTTTCCCAG GTATTGAGACCCGCTTCAGAGGTCAGTACTTCCACAGCCTAGAATACAAAGATGCAGCTGCTTTCCAAGGAAAGCGGGTCCTCGTGGTCGGCATTGGGAATACCGCCTGTGATATTGCTGTGGATTTGAGTCACGTGGCTGCAAAG GTGTTTCTCAGTGCCAGGAGCAGCACGTGGGTATTCAGCCGGCTGGCAAACCATGGCTTCCCCTGGGACATGGTCAACACCACTCGCTTTAATCACTTTCTTGAATGGCTTCTCCCATCAGCCATCATGAAAAGGATCAAGATTTGGAAGATGAACTCATGGTTTAACCACAAGATCTACGGATTGGCTTCTGCTGAAAg TTCcaattttaatttcattatcaATGAAGAGCTGCCATTTTGCATGCTCTCTGGAACCATTGTGCTGAAGTCAAATGTGAAGGAGTTCACTGAAACTTCAGCCATTTTTGAAGACGGAACAACTGAAGAGAACATCGACGTGGTGATCTTTGCCACAGGCTAcaacttctcattttccttccttgaagAGTCGATTTGCAACCCACTCAAAAATAATAGTACCCTCTATAAATGCATCTTCCCACCCCAGCTGGAAAGGCCAACTCTAGCCATCATCGGTTTGGTCAAACTGACTGGCTCAGTGATGGTGGGAGCAGAAATCCAGGCTCGCTGGGTGACAGGAGTCTTTGCAG GCGCATACAAGCTCCCTCCCAGCAGTAAGATGATGGCTGAAGTCTCAAAAAGACAGCTGGCAGTCAAAAG GAGTCAGTCTGAGAAGCAGGCCTTGAGGCTGAATTTCATTAGTTACACCAGTGAGATCGCTTCGTGTGCCGGTGTGAAGCCCAGCATGTTGCGGCTGCTCCTGACCGACCCCCGGCTGGCCCTGGCTGTCTTCTTCGGGCCCTGCACATCCTACCAGTACCGCCTGACGGGACGGGGCCGATGGAGCGGGGCCAGGGCTGCCATCTTGACGCAATGGCAGCGGGTCTTGAAACCTTTGAGAACTCGGGTGTTGGAGGACAGTGCCCCCTCACGCTCCTGGTGCTGGCTGGGCCTCCTCGCCCTGCCCACGGCGCTGCTGGTAGGGCTCCTCCTCTCCAAACGCCCCCGGCTGGGGTGGGCTCCCCGAGCAGGACTTCTGTTGTAG